A part of Pectinatus sottacetonis genomic DNA contains:
- a CDS encoding PTS system mannose/fructose/sorbose family transporter subunit IID encodes MNNKITLSKKDVLKAFWKWTFFSHANYNYERLQASGVLFSMSHLPKKLYPGDEKAQKAFMQRHMQFYNTEPHFGGIINGMVLSMEEAKANGADIPDDAINSVKTGLMGPFAGIGDTLWQGTLQPILLAVGISIASAGNMLGAAVFGISEAIIMLMLAYIMYMRGYKTGKDGVQVILGGGKMKQLMAAASIMGATVLGSLTASYVKAQSTMSIPLGQAHLSLQTDILDKLFKGMIPLGITLLALYLLKNRQMKSTTVMGILAIIGIILGVTGILG; translated from the coding sequence ATGAATAATAAAATAACTCTTAGCAAGAAAGATGTCCTTAAAGCATTTTGGAAATGGACCTTTTTTTCTCATGCAAATTATAATTATGAACGATTACAAGCCAGTGGAGTATTATTTTCTATGTCGCATTTGCCAAAAAAATTATATCCAGGAGACGAAAAAGCACAAAAAGCTTTTATGCAAAGGCACATGCAATTTTATAATACGGAACCTCATTTTGGTGGGATAATAAATGGTATGGTATTGTCAATGGAAGAAGCAAAGGCAAATGGAGCAGATATTCCTGATGATGCAATTAATAGTGTAAAAACAGGCTTAATGGGACCTTTTGCTGGGATAGGCGATACTTTATGGCAAGGAACATTACAACCGATATTACTGGCTGTAGGTATTAGTATTGCTTCTGCTGGGAATATGCTGGGAGCTGCTGTGTTTGGTATATCAGAAGCTATTATAATGTTGATGCTTGCTTATATTATGTACATGCGTGGTTATAAGACAGGCAAAGATGGAGTGCAGGTTATATTGGGCGGGGGAAAAATGAAACAGCTCATGGCAGCAGCTTCAATAATGGGAGCAACTGTACTGGGTTCTTTGACAGCAAGTTATGTAAAAGCTCAATCGACTATGAGTATTCCTTTGGGACAGGCGCATCTATCATTGCAGACAGACATATTAGATAAATTGTTTAAAGGGATGATCCCTTTAGGAATAACACTACTTGCGTTATATTTATTGAAGAATAGACAAATGAAGTCAACTACTGTTATGGGAATTTTAGCAATAATAGGAATTATATTAGGGGTTACAGGAATTTTAGGATAA
- a CDS encoding PTS sugar transporter subunit IIB, whose amino-acid sequence MKNVVLVRIDDRLIHGQVMTSWLNFTQATKIMVIDNGVADDPFMKNVLKSAVPGNIGLGVFSVERAAERLQKGFKDIDKVIILVKFPKTLECLMDKGIKFEQINIGGMGANINRHQFYKNISASDEEKEIFKKILNKGCNLEIQIIAEDNKINVAKYL is encoded by the coding sequence ATGAAAAATGTAGTATTAGTAAGAATTGATGACAGACTTATACATGGACAGGTAATGACATCTTGGTTAAATTTTACACAAGCAACAAAAATAATGGTAATTGATAATGGAGTAGCAGACGATCCATTTATGAAAAATGTTTTAAAAAGTGCAGTACCTGGAAATATAGGGTTAGGAGTTTTTTCAGTGGAACGTGCAGCTGAAAGATTACAAAAAGGATTTAAAGATATTGATAAGGTCATAATATTGGTAAAATTTCCTAAAACATTAGAATGTCTTATGGATAAGGGAATTAAATTTGAACAAATAAACATAGGAGGAATGGGAGCAAATATAAATAGGCATCAATTTTATAAAAATATATCGGCTTCGGATGAAGAAAAAGAAATATTTAAAAAAATATTAAATAAAGGTTGCAATTTGGAAATTCAAATTATTGCTGAAGATAATAAGATTAATGTAGCTAAATATTTGTAA
- a CDS encoding PTS mannose/fructose/sorbose/N-acetylgalactosamine transporter subunit IIC, whose translation MEISLAQAFLIGVVYYLGINGTPWLTCLGSTIIQKPLVSGLVVGIILGDPLTGAIIGAAINLPFIAYISAGGAPPTDPGLAGTLGTALAMAAGVSPAVAITIAVPLGILGTIIWVVHMTVDVFFVHMIDKCALNGDMKKASFLHIVPPQIVAFLIGVVPVTLGCYYGAGIVSNIIAVLNGTPLKVLEVIGGILPAIGIAMNLRAINKPGILLWFVLGFVITVYLGLTTMPVAIIAGIVAYLYTGIMVNVENKKVAVSSADDNDDF comes from the coding sequence ATGGAAATATCCTTAGCACAAGCATTTTTGATTGGTGTAGTTTATTATTTGGGAATTAACGGAACACCATGGTTAACTTGTTTAGGAAGTACAATTATTCAAAAACCATTAGTATCAGGACTTGTTGTAGGTATAATTTTAGGTGATCCACTGACTGGTGCAATAATAGGGGCAGCAATTAATCTTCCATTTATAGCGTATATTTCAGCTGGAGGAGCTCCGCCTACTGATCCTGGTTTAGCAGGAACTTTGGGGACTGCACTGGCTATGGCCGCAGGAGTAAGTCCGGCTGTAGCAATAACGATTGCTGTTCCATTGGGAATTTTGGGAACGATTATATGGGTTGTTCATATGACTGTGGATGTATTCTTTGTCCATATGATTGATAAGTGTGCGTTGAATGGTGATATGAAAAAGGCTAGTTTTTTGCACATTGTACCACCACAAATAGTAGCATTTTTAATTGGTGTTGTTCCGGTTACATTGGGTTGTTATTATGGAGCTGGTATAGTTTCTAACATCATTGCTGTATTAAATGGAACACCTCTTAAAGTGCTTGAAGTAATAGGGGGAATACTTCCTGCTATCGGTATAGCTATGAACTTACGGGCAATAAATAAGCCAGGAATTCTTTTATGGTTTGTTTTAGGTTTTGTTATTACTGTATATCTTGGACTTACAACTATGCCGGTTGCAATTATTGCTGGAATAGTTGCTTATTTGTATACAGGTATTATGGTAAATGTAGAAAATAAAAAAGTAGCTGTTTCATCAGCTGACGATAATGATGATTTTTAA
- a CDS encoding PTS sugar transporter subunit IIA, whose translation MIGILVITHGSFSDGLKNAAELLAGKQEYFESIGFYHGDSIEILNEKVLSALKNLNRGQGILVFVDMLGGSPSNVILKLLRSNNFKAIAGANLPMICHAVLTRNSELCLDELFKQCIAVGKESLVSLNKVFDNMQENIENDF comes from the coding sequence TTGATTGGTATTTTGGTAATTACACATGGAAGTTTTTCTGATGGTTTAAAAAATGCGGCTGAATTACTTGCAGGAAAACAAGAATACTTTGAATCAATAGGATTTTATCATGGAGATAGTATAGAAATTCTTAATGAAAAGGTTTTATCAGCACTTAAAAATCTTAACAGAGGACAGGGGATTTTAGTTTTTGTAGATATGTTGGGAGGTTCACCGTCTAATGTTATTTTAAAATTATTAAGAAGTAATAATTTTAAGGCAATTGCCGGAGCAAATTTACCAATGATATGTCATGCCGTATTAACAAGAAATTCGGAATTATGTCTTGATGAACTTTTTAAACAATGTATTGCGGTTGGTAAAGAATCATTGGTATCACTGAATAAAGTATTTGATAATATGCAGGAAAATATTGAAAATGATTTTTAG
- a CDS encoding SDR family NAD(P)-dependent oxidoreductase — protein sequence MLMKNKTIVITGAGSGIGAHIAKMFSNEGAKVALLDIDEDGLNNTETAISKTNGIVLKKKIDITDKKEVFTVGDTVMKKFGSIDVWVNCAGISIIIPFLDCSEEIWDKTLAVNLKGMFLGCQCAVTYMMQTGGGSIINFSSQSGKKAGARYQAYCASKAGVIGLTQSVAVEFAPANIRVNAICPGVVKTPMWDKQINDYAKKRNLKPEEVMPYFCKTIPMGRVCEYDEVGNLVMFLASNKSSYITGQAINLTGGSLMS from the coding sequence ATGCTTATGAAAAATAAAACTATAGTTATAACTGGAGCTGGCAGTGGGATTGGGGCTCATATAGCAAAGATGTTTTCTAACGAAGGCGCAAAGGTAGCATTATTGGATATAGATGAAGATGGTTTAAATAATACTGAGACGGCTATATCAAAAACAAATGGAATAGTATTAAAGAAAAAAATTGATATAACAGATAAAAAGGAGGTTTTCACTGTTGGAGATACTGTTATGAAAAAATTTGGCAGTATTGATGTGTGGGTAAATTGTGCAGGTATTTCAATAATTATTCCTTTTTTGGACTGTTCAGAAGAAATATGGGATAAAACCTTAGCTGTGAATTTAAAAGGAATGTTTTTAGGCTGCCAGTGTGCAGTTACTTATATGATGCAGACAGGAGGCGGGAGTATTATTAATTTTTCTTCTCAATCTGGTAAAAAAGCTGGGGCACGTTATCAAGCATATTGTGCAAGTAAGGCTGGTGTTATTGGCCTTACACAGTCTGTTGCCGTAGAATTTGCTCCGGCAAATATAAGAGTTAATGCTATTTGTCCAGGCGTAGTAAAAACACCTATGTGGGATAAACAAATAAATGATTATGCTAAAAAACGTAATCTTAAACCAGAAGAAGTAATGCCATATTTTTGTAAGACAATACCAATGGGGCGTGTTTGTGAATATGATGAAGTGGGAAATTTAGTTATGTTTTTAGCAAGTAACAAATCTTCATATATTACGGGGCAGGCAATAAATTTAACAGGCGGAAGTCTTATGAGTTGA
- a CDS encoding zinc-dependent alcohol dehydrogenase yields the protein MKTAVFTGIRKITLEECKTPTAKGNKVLVKVNSCAICTWEQRVYTGVNKVEFPFIGGHEIAAEIVAMGDDVNRTEWAVGDKVVVGATLQCRNCYYCKTGNSQSCEHFDHSAHLEGLPYRGMGGLSEYLLVSPDCIFKYRNVDPNEACIIEPLSCVIHSVETANVQMGDFVLIIGCGIMGLLHTLLCQKKGATVIVSDVNEERLKLAKKLGASYIVNPMKNNIEEEVKKITGGIKAQVIFDTTPIPIVIQDTFKCVSNVGKIVLYSSIHPAEPVLFDPNWVHGKSIQILGTANSNDRDFMRAAQMVSEGVINLRPFVSEVYPAEKIQDAFESAAKADKFRVVVNF from the coding sequence ATGAAAACAGCCGTATTTACAGGTATTAGAAAAATTACTTTGGAAGAATGTAAAACTCCCACAGCTAAAGGCAATAAGGTCTTAGTAAAAGTAAATTCTTGTGCTATTTGTACATGGGAACAAAGAGTATATACTGGAGTAAATAAAGTGGAATTTCCTTTTATTGGAGGGCATGAGATAGCAGCAGAAATAGTTGCTATGGGTGATGATGTAAATAGAACAGAATGGGCAGTTGGTGATAAAGTAGTTGTAGGTGCTACGTTACAATGTCGTAATTGTTATTATTGTAAAACAGGAAATTCACAAAGCTGCGAACATTTTGATCATAGTGCTCATTTAGAGGGACTTCCATATAGAGGAATGGGAGGTTTAAGTGAGTATTTGCTTGTTTCTCCTGATTGTATATTTAAATATAGAAATGTAGATCCAAATGAAGCTTGTATAATAGAACCATTATCCTGTGTTATTCATAGTGTAGAAACAGCAAATGTACAAATGGGAGATTTTGTATTGATAATCGGCTGTGGTATTATGGGTCTGCTTCATACATTGCTCTGTCAGAAAAAAGGTGCAACTGTTATTGTTTCAGATGTTAATGAAGAAAGATTAAAACTGGCTAAAAAATTAGGTGCATCATATATTGTGAATCCGATGAAGAATAATATAGAAGAAGAAGTAAAAAAAATTACAGGCGGGATAAAGGCTCAAGTAATTTTTGATACAACACCTATCCCCATAGTTATACAAGACACGTTTAAATGTGTAAGCAATGTCGGAAAAATTGTTTTATATAGTTCTATTCATCCTGCTGAGCCAGTATTGTTTGATCCTAACTGGGTGCATGGAAAATCCATACAAATATTGGGAACAGCTAATTCTAATGATCGCGATTTTATGAGAGCGGCGCAAATGGTGTCTGAAGGAGTAATAAATTTAAGACCTTTTGTAAGTGAAGTTTATCCAGCAGAAAAAATACAAGATGCATTTGAGTCAGCAGCTAAAGCGGATAAATTTAGAGTAGTAGTAAATTTTTGA
- the pfkB gene encoding 1-phosphofructokinase produces MIYTLTMNPAIDFNITGQNIRKNHVNRTWNPVYTPNGKGVNVSLVLKHFNCESVAMGFFGGFSGKYIIDELKKTGIEVSPVWIDTVTRINVFLNAGKDEYKFVNKGPLVAEKYQQELLFKLKQLDDCEYLSISGSLPVGVSEEYYDKIAEICEMKNIKLILDISSPKLKELLKYRPFLIKPNDDEINAIFGYEIKSDETAMQALTELVYKGAQNILLTMGDKGAYFTNGKDIYFSTAQKVELLSSACAGDSALAAFLSGFLYGGTIESSLKKSAATGANVAESNALGNMKKVEEYMNNINIRKL; encoded by the coding sequence ATGATTTATACATTGACGATGAATCCTGCAATTGATTTCAACATTACAGGACAAAATATCAGGAAAAATCATGTAAACAGGACATGGAATCCTGTTTACACCCCTAATGGCAAGGGTGTGAATGTATCATTAGTGTTGAAGCATTTTAATTGTGAATCGGTAGCAATGGGTTTTTTTGGCGGATTCAGTGGTAAATATATTATTGATGAATTGAAAAAAACAGGTATAGAAGTAAGTCCGGTATGGATAGATACAGTAACGAGAATAAATGTTTTTCTAAATGCAGGAAAAGATGAATACAAATTTGTCAATAAGGGGCCGTTAGTTGCAGAGAAATACCAGCAGGAACTTTTATTTAAATTAAAACAGCTCGATGATTGCGAATATTTATCAATAAGTGGCAGCCTGCCAGTTGGGGTCAGTGAAGAATATTATGATAAAATAGCTGAAATATGTGAAATGAAAAACATAAAATTAATCTTAGATATAAGTTCCCCAAAATTGAAAGAGTTATTAAAGTACAGGCCGTTTTTAATAAAACCGAATGATGATGAAATAAATGCCATATTTGGTTATGAAATAAAATCAGATGAAACAGCTATGCAGGCATTAACAGAATTGGTATATAAAGGTGCGCAGAATATTTTACTTACTATGGGAGATAAAGGCGCGTATTTCACAAATGGTAAGGATATTTATTTTTCCACAGCGCAGAAGGTGGAGTTGCTTAGCTCTGCATGTGCAGGAGATTCAGCATTGGCAGCTTTTTTAAGTGGATTTTTGTACGGCGGTACTATAGAATCGTCATTGAAGAAATCTGCGGCAACAGGAGCAAATGTTGCGGAAAGCAATGCACTGGGAAATATGAAAAAAGTGGAAGAATATATGAATAATATTAATATAAGAAAATTATAA